Proteins found in one Amycolatopsis aidingensis genomic segment:
- the asnB gene encoding asparagine synthase (glutamine-hydrolyzing) has protein sequence MSGVAGWVDLRRDLSQEWATVRSMTATMSCRGEAAEHVWTTPRAALGHRTHPATAGGHGQPLVEGEGEAGTRAAVVLDGEVFNAPELRAELAARGHRFRGSDTAEVVLGAYREWGAACAERFKGAYGIAVWDPREQTLVLIRDRLGNKPLFYFPTGDGVLFGSERKAILAHPLVEPVVDADGLREILSYAGTPGHGVFRGMHQVRPGHVVRFGPGGIREQRYWSLEAGVHEDDLDTTIQRIRALLEDAVRGQLAADTPLCMMLSGGLDSSGITALAARMRAERGEGALRTFTVSFAQDEDFQPDQVWNTEDSPYVHELVELVGAEHTDITIGVGDLLDPVVKANALRAKDVPSPLGNMNTSLYVLCRAIREHAPLALLGDAADGVFGGTMWMSIPQLLQAQTFPWLAMAHWAGGKHGMGTDLLDPGLLRELDVPGYAKDRYSDAMARVPHGPADTAEERRMREIWYLNVTNWLETLLPHGDSIAQSVGLEFRLPYCDHELVQYVFGAPLAMKTFDGREKSLLRAAVADLLPNSIVERQKSPYPVPQDPAYAKALCAELEGLLAEPNAPASPLLDADAARRFAADPDSLVSGPQAWVSRTHAEMALQLNQWLDEYRVRVDL, from the coding sequence ATGTCAGGTGTTGCCGGCTGGGTCGACCTGCGCCGCGATCTCTCCCAGGAATGGGCGACGGTCCGGTCGATGACGGCTACCATGTCCTGCCGGGGCGAAGCGGCGGAGCACGTCTGGACGACGCCGCGCGCCGCTCTCGGCCACCGCACCCATCCGGCCACCGCGGGCGGGCACGGCCAGCCCCTGGTGGAGGGGGAAGGCGAGGCGGGCACGCGCGCGGCGGTCGTGCTGGACGGCGAGGTGTTCAACGCGCCCGAGCTACGTGCCGAACTGGCCGCGCGGGGGCACCGGTTCCGCGGTTCGGACACCGCGGAGGTGGTGCTGGGGGCCTACCGGGAGTGGGGAGCCGCCTGCGCCGAGCGGTTCAAGGGCGCCTACGGCATCGCGGTATGGGACCCGCGGGAGCAGACCCTGGTACTGATCCGCGACCGGCTGGGGAACAAGCCGCTGTTCTACTTCCCCACCGGCGACGGCGTCCTCTTCGGCTCGGAGCGCAAGGCGATCCTGGCGCACCCCCTGGTCGAGCCGGTGGTGGACGCGGACGGCCTGCGGGAGATCCTTTCCTACGCAGGGACCCCGGGGCACGGCGTGTTCCGCGGGATGCATCAGGTGCGGCCGGGGCACGTGGTCCGGTTCGGGCCCGGCGGGATCCGGGAACAGCGTTACTGGTCACTGGAAGCCGGGGTGCACGAGGACGACCTGGACACCACCATCCAGCGGATTCGCGCCCTGCTGGAGGACGCCGTCCGCGGCCAGCTGGCTGCGGACACCCCGCTGTGCATGATGCTCTCCGGCGGGCTGGACTCCAGCGGGATCACCGCACTGGCCGCCAGGATGCGGGCCGAGCGCGGCGAGGGCGCGCTGCGGACCTTCACGGTGTCCTTCGCCCAGGACGAGGACTTCCAGCCGGACCAGGTGTGGAACACCGAGGACTCGCCCTACGTCCACGAGCTGGTGGAACTGGTGGGCGCCGAGCACACCGACATCACCATCGGCGTCGGTGACCTGCTGGACCCGGTGGTCAAGGCCAACGCCCTGCGGGCCAAGGACGTACCCAGCCCGCTGGGCAACATGAACACCTCACTGTACGTGCTGTGCCGGGCGATCCGCGAACACGCACCGCTCGCCCTGCTCGGCGACGCCGCGGACGGGGTGTTCGGTGGCACCATGTGGATGTCCATCCCGCAACTGCTCCAGGCGCAGACCTTCCCCTGGCTCGCGATGGCGCATTGGGCAGGCGGCAAGCACGGGATGGGAACCGACCTGCTCGATCCGGGCCTGCTGCGTGAGCTGGACGTCCCGGGTTACGCGAAGGACCGGTACTCCGACGCGATGGCACGGGTCCCGCACGGGCCTGCCGACACCGCCGAGGAACGCCGGATGCGGGAGATCTGGTACCTCAACGTCACCAACTGGCTGGAGACCCTGCTTCCGCACGGCGATTCGATCGCACAGTCGGTTGGGCTGGAGTTCCGGCTGCCGTACTGCGATCACGAGCTCGTGCAGTACGTCTTCGGCGCACCGTTGGCGATGAAGACCTTCGACGGAAGGGAGAAGAGCCTGCTACGGGCCGCTGTCGCCGACCTGCTCCCGAACTCCATTGTGGAGAGGCAGAAGTCGCCCTACCCGGTACCGCAGGATCCGGCCTACGCCAAGGCGTTGTGTGCCGAGCTGGAAGGGCTGCTCGCCGAGCCGAACGCGCCGGCGTCCCCACTGCTCGACGCCGATGCCGCCCGCCGGTTCGCCGCCGACCCGGACAGCCTGGTCTCCGGTCCGCAGGCATGGGTGTCCAGGACGCACGCGGAAATGGCCCTGCAGCTCAACCAGTGGCTCGACGAATACCGGGTGCGCGTGGACCTCTGA